In Cololabis saira isolate AMF1-May2022 chromosome 4, fColSai1.1, whole genome shotgun sequence, one DNA window encodes the following:
- the pcsk7 gene encoding proprotein convertase subtilisin/kexin type 7 — protein MATRYFPTFLFLIFLSSLALLLLTLLPTVTPTLPIASSSDALPWLSPSCDPGQSWAVRLHSGSHHEDEDEMESSVHLDVIANRVAEQAGLQNQGQIGQLEGHYLLCSVKRDAGSEGGVWRRGVRPGDVLEGHPHVLWYSKERVLSRSKRSMAFNDPNYPKQWHLHNDMNMGMDINVTGVWERNITGQGVTVVVVDDGVEHTHQDIHLNYSPEGSYDLNSNDPDPMPHPDVHGENHHGTRCAGEIAAVPNNSFCAVGVAYGSKVAGIRVLDGPLTDSLEAIAFNKHYQVNDIYSCSWGPDDNGHTVDGPHPLGKAALQHGVIAGRRGFGSIFVVASGNGGQYDDNCNYDGYANSIYTITIGAVDEKGRMPFYAEECASMLAVTFSSGGTKLRSIVTSDWSMQRGTGCTEGHTGTSAAAPLAAGMVALMLQVRPCLSWRDVQHIIAFTATKCDSSADWQVNGAGFSHSHQHGFGLLNAWRLVNAAKVWEAAPFLVSYQSSVIKEEAKILVYSDELVRTWNVSAADLKQSGMETLEHVAVTVTISHPCRGNLEIVLVCPSGMTSVIGARRAIDRDAAGYEDWTFSTVRCWGEEAEGQYILKISDHKEQAFDQCAAVGVLKEWKLTLYGSSMTYSEVKDRQKLVEEAMSGKYLDSNFSLPCPPGLDIPPEIISPFTSNNLKFLLLFGCFALFWSLYYTLEVALARMDLRGLLRWRRSRGGHQAWRRRRGRGVEEAMGEETDEYREEQQQDPRVELQTVLDSEAKVPLITGEPPET, from the exons ATGGCAACACGCTATTTCCCAACATTTCTCTTTCTAATTTTTTTGTCGTCTTTAGCCCTCTTGCTGCTCACACTTCTGCCTACTGTCACTCCTACTCTCCCAATTGCATCCTCATCAGACGCCTTGCCTTGGCTGTCGCCCTCCTGCGATCCGGGCCAGTCCTGGGCGGTTCGGCTTCACAGTGGTTCTCATCATGAGGACGAGGATGAGATGGAGAGCTCTGTGCATCTGGACGTGATCGCCAACAGG GTAGCAGAGCAGGCCGGGCTGCAGAACCAGGGACAGATTGGCCAGCTGGAAGGCCATTACTTGCTGTGTTCTGTAAAGCGTGATGCTGGATCAGAGGGGGGCGTGTGGAGAAGAGGTGTCCGACCTGGGGATGTTCTAGAAGGCCACCCTCATGTCCTGTGGTACTCCAAGGAGAGAGTGCTCAGTCGCTCAAAGAGATCAATGGCTTTCAATGACCCTAACTACCCTAAACAGTGGCATTTG CATAACGATATGAATATGGGCATGGATATCAACGTGACGGGAGTGTGGGAGCGCAACATTACTGGCCAGGGGGTCACGGTGGTGGTCGTAGATGACGGGGTGGAACACACCCACCAGGACATCCACCTCAACTAT AGTCCTGAGGGCAGTTATGACCTTAACTCCAACGACCCGGACCCCATGCCCCACCCGGACGTCCACGGGGAAAACCATCACGGGACTCGTTGTGCAGGAGAGATCGCGGCCGTTCCCAACAACAGCTTCTGTGCCGTGGGTGTCGCCTATGGCAGTAAAGTTGCAG GAATCAGAGTCCTGGATGGGCCGCTGACAGACAGCCTAGAGGCGATAGCCTTCAATAAGCACTACCAAGTAAATGACATCTACAGCTGCAG TTGGGGTCCAGATGACAACGGACACACTGTGGATGGGCCCCATCCGCTGGGGAAG GCAGCATTGCAGCACGGCGTGATTGCAGGCAGAAGAGGCTTCGGGAGCATTTTTGTAGTTGCCAGCGGCAACGGAGGTCAATATGATGACAACTGCAACTACGATGGCTACGCCAACTCCATCTACACCATCACAATCG GTGCGGTCGATGAGAAGGGGAGGATGCCTTTCTACGCAGAGGAGTGTGCATCCATGCTGGCGGTGACCTTCAGCAGCGGGGGGACCAAGCTCAGGAGCATT GTGACATCGGACTGGTCCATGCAGCGAGGGACAGGCTGCACTGAAGGCCACACGGGCACGTCTGCTGCAGCCCCGCTGGCAGCAGGGATGGTGGCCCTCATGCTCCAGGTCCGGCCCTGCCTCAGCTGGAGGGATGTTCAGCACATCATTGCCTTTACAGCCACCAAG TGTGACAGCAGTGCTGACTGGCAAGTTAATGGAGCGGGCTTTTCTCACAGCCACCAGCATGGTTTTGGTCTGCTCAACGCTTGGAGACTCGTTAATGCCGCCAAG GTGTGGGAGGCGGCGCCTTTCCTGGTGTCCTATCAGAGCTCCGTCATAAAGGAAGAGGCAAAGATCCTGGTCTATTCCGACGAGCTGGTCCGTACCTGGAATG TCTCTGCTGCTGACCTGAAACAGTCGGGGATGGAGACACTGGAGCACGTGGCCGTTACCGTGACAATATCCCACCCGTGCCGAGGGAATTTGGAGATTGTGTTGGTCTGCCCCAGCGGGATGACATCCGTCATCGGGGCTCGCAGAGCCATTGACAG AGATGCTGCGGGCTACGAGGACTGGACATTCTCCACGGTACGCTGCTGGGGGGAGGAAGCTGAAGGCCAGTACATCCTCAAGATATCTGATCACA AGGAGCAGGCGTTTGACCAGTGCGCTGCTGTGGGCGTGCTCAAGGAGTGGAAGCTGACCCTGTATGGGTCGTCCATGACCTACAGCGAAGTCAAGGACAGGCAGAA GCTGGTGGAGGAGGCGATGAGCGGCAAATATTTGGACAGCAACTTCTCTCTGCCCTGCCCTCCGGGTTTGGATATCCCCCCCGAGATCATCAGCCCCTTCACCTCCAACAACCTCAAG TTCCTGCTGTTGTTTGGATGCTTTGCTCTTTTCTGGTCCCTCTACTACACCCTGGAGGTTGCACTGGCCCGCATGGACCTCCGGGGCCTcctgcgctggcggaggagtcGGGGCGGCCACCAGGCATGGAGGCGACgcagaggga